A region from the Candidatus Tanganyikabacteria bacterium genome encodes:
- a CDS encoding YqeG family HAD IIIA-type phosphatase produces MFRHLVPDERIGSVLDIDPAALSARGIKGLILDLDDTLVEQFEKAPDAGICDWIARARERLGLVILSNNRRRSRVAPCAETFGVPYVHLALKPLLVGFRRAVRMLGVRPHEVAVVGDQLFTDVLGGKRLGAYTILVDPLSPERRLLRRLMRRAESAVLGRRRYGTSAGGF; encoded by the coding sequence GTGTTCAGGCATCTGGTCCCCGACGAAAGAATCGGTTCGGTCCTCGACATCGATCCCGCCGCGCTTTCCGCCCGTGGCATCAAGGGCCTGATCCTGGATCTCGACGACACCCTGGTCGAGCAGTTCGAGAAAGCGCCGGACGCCGGCATCTGCGACTGGATCGCGCGGGCCCGCGAGCGACTGGGGCTCGTGATCCTCTCCAACAACCGCCGGCGGTCCCGCGTGGCCCCATGCGCCGAGACCTTCGGCGTGCCGTACGTCCACCTGGCGCTCAAACCCCTGCTGGTTGGCTTCCGCCGGGCCGTGCGCATGCTGGGCGTGCGCCCGCACGAGGTGGCGGTCGTGGGAGATCAGCTCTTCACCGACGTCCTGGGCGGCAAGCGCCTGGGAGCCTACACCATCCTCGTGGATCCCTTGTCCCCCGAGCGGCGCCTGCTGCGCCGGCTCATGCGCCGCGCCGAGTCGGCGGTGCTGGGGCGCCGCCGCTACGGCACTTCTGCAGGAGGCTTCTAG
- a CDS encoding purine-nucleoside phosphorylase, translated as MGTSSPNGQPDFEVAARACLGGGPGVGYGIVLGSGLAVLDDLEERHDVAYREIPGFPQPTVEGHKGILSLGRVPGGARVAIARGRFHLYEGHELAASTYLVRMFRALGAHSVILTNAAGGLHGDWTPGDLMLMSDHLNLTGGFMLAPHLVPADRHVYDMEWQAEVLAAAASAGVAMRRGCYVGLLGPSYETAAEIRFMLRAGADAVGMSTVLEASAAIDAGMRVLGISCITNIAVTNKGLAETSHAEVVDVAGKASSRLDRLLRAVCLET; from the coding sequence TTGGGGACCAGTTCGCCCAACGGGCAGCCCGATTTCGAGGTGGCCGCGCGAGCGTGCCTCGGCGGCGGGCCCGGCGTCGGGTACGGCATCGTCCTGGGCAGCGGCCTGGCGGTGCTCGACGATCTCGAGGAACGCCACGACGTCGCCTACCGGGAGATCCCGGGCTTCCCGCAACCCACGGTCGAGGGCCACAAGGGCATCCTCTCGCTGGGCCGCGTGCCCGGCGGGGCGCGGGTGGCCATCGCGCGCGGCCGCTTCCACCTGTACGAAGGCCACGAACTGGCCGCCTCCACGTACCTGGTGCGCATGTTCCGCGCCCTGGGCGCGCACTCGGTCATCCTCACGAACGCCGCCGGCGGCCTGCACGGGGACTGGACGCCCGGCGATCTGATGCTGATGTCCGACCACCTCAACCTCACCGGGGGGTTCATGCTCGCCCCGCACCTGGTGCCCGCGGACCGGCACGTCTACGACATGGAGTGGCAGGCGGAGGTCCTAGCGGCGGCCGCCAGCGCCGGGGTCGCGATGCGCCGCGGCTGCTACGTCGGCCTGCTGGGCCCGAGCTACGAGACCGCCGCCGAGATCCGGTTCATGTTGCGTGCCGGCGCCGACGCGGTGGGGATGTCCACGGTGCTGGAAGCGTCGGCCGCCATCGACGCCGGCATGCGGGTCCTGGGGATTTCGTGCATCACCAACATCGCCGTGACCAACAAGGGCCTGGCCGAGACCAGCCACGCCGAGGTCGTCGACGTGGCCGGCAAGGCCTCCAGCCGCCTCGACCGGCTCCTGCGAGCGGTCTGCCTGGAGACCTAG